CACGGCGCGGTCGCCTCGTTCGCGCTGTCCGATGTCGGTGAGGTACGGCTCGATCCCGGCGGCAGCGGATGGCGGTGGTTGGCCTCGGCGCTGTGGGGCGAGATCCTGCTGAGCCAGCACGCCAATACCTGGCGGCGGATCAAACGCTGCCACAACCACCGTTGCGGGTCGACGTTCTACGACCGCTCGAAGAACAACAGCGGGGTCTGGCATGACGTCAAGACGTGCGGCAACGCCGTCAATCTGCGGGCGTCCCGGGCGCGCCGCCGCGAACGCGAAAAGCCAACGGGTTCAGCTGTTTCGCCACAGTAGGCGGTAGCGGTAATACAGCCCCCGCCGGATGACGGCGCCGGGCACGACGTCGGCGGCGACCGACCGGATCTCGTCGAGGCCCTCCCGGGGATCGGCGACGGGTACGCCGATGTCGCGGGTCTTCCGATGCAGCAGGCCCCCGGCGCGCGCCAGCGGCATGCACAACCCGGACCACACCCAGTCGGCAACGCTCTTGTTGGCGGACAGCCCGACGACCGCCAGTTGTCCTGCGGGCCGCAGCATTTGACGCGCCTTGTGCAGCGCGTCCCGCAGCGGCAGGTGATGCAGACTGGCCACGAACGTGATCAGGTCGTAGCGCCGCTCGTCCGCATCGAGGCCCTCGAATCGCACGTGTTCGACCGCCGCGTTGTCGATGGGCTGCAGTCGCTGCGCCGCGCGCCACACCGAGATCGGGTCGGCATCGATGCCGACCACGCTGCGGGACACCGCGGCTAACCGCTGAGCCAGCAGCCCTTCCCCACACCCGACGTCCAGGACGTCGCCGCGACGCCGCGCGGCGATGCCGACCAGCCAGCTGTGATAGGCGGAATTGTGGTTCCAGTACTCGTCGTGTCTCGCGTATTCATGCACCGTGGGGTCAGTCTGCCCGATCGGCGCTCAGCAGCGTTCGACGCCCCTGGACATGATGCGCGGGCCGGTAGCCGCCGGGCGCCGCTTGCTTCCGAGGACCGCGTACAGCGCGTCGCAGGCGCGCGCCTTGAGCGGCGCGACCATGTCGAGGTTGGCTGGGGCCTGGCTGACCCAGGCCGGAAGTGTGGCCACAATTCGATCCTTTGTCTGTTCGGCCGTGCGCCGATTCATTCAATTGCACCACAGCTGTTTTGCGTTGACGCTGCGCCGAGGTGAATGTCACGAAAAGCCGCGCTGTGGGATAGCGCACATTCCCGGTGCAACGAAAGGCACGCAACACCAAACCCTAGTGAAATCCCCTGAACCGGCGCAGATACCCGATCAGCCGGCGCACCGGCACCGCCTTCGGCCAGTCGTCGGGCCGAAAATAGGCGTCGGTGCCGCCGTCAACGAATACGACCGCGCCGCAGAGGAAATCGGCGGCGTCCGAGAGCATGAAGCACATCCAGTCGGCCATCTGCCCCGGGTCGCCGAAGCCGCCGACCGGAACCGGGAACGACTGGACGGCCCTGGCCTGCCGTGGGTCCGACAACTGTTCGGCCAGAAGCGGAGTCATGATCGCACCGGGCGCCAAGGCGTTCAGGCGCACGCCCGAGCCCGCCCAGTCGGGCAGCACCGCATGCCGCCGCACCCACCGGCTGACAGCGATTTTCGAGGCCCCGTACATCATGGTCGGCGCAGCCGGCCCGAACAGCCGCACCGCGCGCAACGCCCTGCCGGCGTCGTGAGCGAGCAGCGCCTTCACGGCCCGGCCGGGCACCGCCGGCATCGTCGTCGTCGAATTACTGCCGACCACAACGACTTTGGCGCCCCCCGCGGCCGCCAGCGCCTCCCGCCAGGCGCACAGTAACTCAACGACCCCGAAATAGTTGACCTGGGCGATCTGGCGAACACGATCCTTGCCGGGACTCGGACCGAGTCCGGCGGCGAGCACCGCACCGTCGAGCCTGCCGCCCGCCGCCGCCAGGACACGCGCCGCGGCGTCGTTACGCCCGTGTGGCGTCGACAGATCGGCGACGATGTCGGCGACCTTGATGTCGACACCGATGACCGTGTGCCCACCGTCCCGGAGCCGCCGCGCGGTCTCGCGCCCCATCCCGGAAGCCGATCCGGTGACCGCATACGTTCCCATTGGACTCCTCCGTTCCCAGGGCAGTATGCCCGGCCGGCCGGATGCCTCGAGGGTCGCCGCCCGCTGGGTGGACACCTGAGTTAAGTTGCGAAGATGCATGACCAAACGCCCTGCATCGATTTCAGCCAGCTCGAGTCGGTCTACGCGCCGCTGGCCGAATCGCTCCGCCGGCTCGTCGACATCAGCATCCGCACCGAGGCCGGCCCCGCGGCGGTGGCGGCGGCCACCTCCAAGATCGACAGTGCCGCAGCGGAATTGAGCGAAGCGTTGAAGCCCGGCCCGTTCGGCGTGCATCGGAACCCCGATGGCCAGACCATCGCGTGGGGCAACGCCGTGATCGGCCTGCGCAACCCGATCGCACCGCCGCTGGTCATCCATCATGAGCCCGACGGACTGGTGTGGTCGGAGTTCGTTCTGGGTGCGGCCTACGAGGGACCGCCGGACACCGTGCACGGCGGTGTGTGCGCGCTGGTGCTCGACCATGTGCTCGGCGCGACCGCGCACCAGCCCGACAAGCCCGCGTTCACCGGCACGCTCACGCTGCGATACCGGCGCCCCACGGCGCTGGGGCGGCCGCTGCGCGCCCAGGCTCATGTCGAGCGCGTCGAGGGCGTCAAGACATTCGCCGTCGGCCACCTGGCCGACGAGCACGGCGTCACCGTGGAAGCCGAGGGCATTTTCATTCACCCCAGGCAGGCCGCGGACTAGCGCACCGCGCCGCTCAGGTCCTGCTCGCCGCCCGCTCGACGTCGAGCAGCTGCTCGCCGCGCCGTTCCTCGTCGTAGGCCTTGCGCCCGCCGCGCAGGCCGAACAGGCGTTTGGAGATCAGCAGGTAGATCACCGCAGCCACGTTGATGGTGAACGTCACCACCCGCGTCATCGTGATGCCCTTGGCCAGATCGTGGATCTCCAGCGGCAAGAAGACCGAGGTGGCGATCACCGCGAAGTATTCGCCCCAGCGTTTCAGCAGCCACAGGCCGACGCCCTCGACGACCTCCAGCAGGGCATAACCGGCCAGCATCAGGGTCAGCAACGCCAGGGTCGACGGCTTGGCGGCCAGTGCCTTTTCCAGCTCGTGCACGATGGTCATCTGGTCGACCCTGAAGCCGGCGGCGCGGAAGATCGGCAGATCCCGGTCGAGGGTGGCCTGAATGGCGCCCCGCGCTCCGCGAAACTTCCACACCGCGTAGGCCGCCAGCACGATCACCACCGCACGCAACAGGCGTTCCACCGCCAGGGCGCGAATGATGATGGCCTGCCGTAAGGCCTTGCCGCGCATGATCATCGGCGCGTCCTCGGCGTGACCCCGCCCGTGTGGCGGGCCGACGGTGAATTCGCCGCACCGCAGGCAGCGCCACACCTCGCCCAGCCCGGTGGCGCCGCTCAGCCGTTCGGCGAGCGCGTCCTCGTCGGGCGCATAGGTGACGTGTCCGGCGAGCGCGCAGGTAACCAGCTCCCACCGATTGCGACCACGTGCTTTGGGCATGGCCGATCATCGACCGCCGGTGCCCGGGCGCGCAAGGGGGCGCGCGTCAGAAGCGCGGTGCGGTGGGTGGCTACCCCGCCGACGGTGGATGCGATCCGCTCAGCGCCGTCGTCTCGTCGGTCAGGTGCTTTCCGATGTCCCGGATCTGCCGCGCGCTCAGTGGGCACAGCGGGTGCACGGCCAGCATCAGGGAAACCGGTCCCCGGTCGTCGAAAACCGGTGCGGCGATGGTCACCACGGGTTGCTTCCGGCGCCCGGGGTTGTCGTCGGAAAGGAAACCGATGGTGGTGAATTCGACAAGCAGCTGGTCCATGATGTGGCGCACCGGTGTCGGCATCTCGCGGCTGTCCAAGGTGCCGACCACCTGCACGGCCTGCGCCAGTGCGGGTGTCGTCCAGTCGATGTCGAATCCCCGTTCCCGCGTGCGTGCGAGGACCTGTTGCAGGCGCTGCGTGCGATCGGCATTGGTGCCCGCGCCGCGACGAATCCAGGTGCGCTGTTCCTCGTCGGTGTCCCAAGCCGCCATCGCCACCCCGAAGGGCGGCGCGTACGGGATGCGATCGCCCGGTATGCCCGATGGTTGCGTGGCGGGCTCGCCCTCAAACGCGGTGACCACCAGGGAGTCTCCGAATTTCTCGACCACCGAACAGGCGTAGCCGACTTCACGGGACAGGCGCAGCGCCGCCGAACGCGCCGCATGGGCCAACGGTCGGGCGGTGTCCGTACGGGCGGCCACCACCGCGAGCGCGGGCCCCAGGGCGAACGTCTTCGCGATCGGATCCCGACTGGCCCACCCGCGGTCGCACAACGTCTTGAGGATGGCGTGCGCCGTCGCCTGCGTGAGGTCCAGCTCGCGCACCACGTCGGAGAACCGCAGCCGCGCGCTCCCGGACCGCGCCAGGAGCTCGACGACATCGAGCACGCGCGCGGTCGGCGCCGACGTCGATCCGCGAATCGCTTGACTCCTTCGGTACGCGATTTTTACAGTTGTACGAACATTCGAGATCTTATATCGATTATTCGAGAAAGTTAAATCCTTGCGCGCAGTGGTGTTACGAGACGGGCGGCTGCAGGTCCGCCAGACCCCGGATCCTGAGCCCGGTCCGGGTGAGCTGTTGCTACGCACGTTGAGCACCGCGATCTGCGCGTCCGACGTGCACTTCATGGATCACCCGGAACTCGCGATCGACGATCCGACCGGCCGCTCACTGTATGACACCGAGCGCGATATCGTGCTCGGTCACGAATTCGTGGGTGAGGTCATCGGGCATGGCCCCGGCTGCACCGACCAGTTCGCCGCCGGCACGCGCGTGACCGCCATGCCGGTGCGGCTGGTCGACGGCGGGGCGGGCGGAATGCGCATCATCGGCCAGCATCCCGACGCGCAAGGCAGTTTCGGTGAGCTGCTGGTGGTTTCGGAGGTCGCGGCCAAGCCCGTTCCCGGTGACGTGTCCAGCGACGCCGTCGCCTTGACCGATGCGTTCGCCGTCGGCGAGTTCTACGTGCGGTCGGCGCGGCTGGGACCGGGCGAGGTCGCGATCGTCATCGGCGCGGGCGCGATCGGGCTTTCGGCCGTCGCCGCCCTCGTCGCCCGCGGCATCGAACCCATCATCGTGTCGGACTACAAATCCGATCGGCGCGAGCTGGCCCGCGACCGTTTCGGTGCTCATGTCGTGGTCGACCCGTCCGAGAAGCCCCCGTTCGAGGCGTTCAACGAGGTTCGCGCGCAGCGCGGATTGCCCGGGCCGGCCGTCGTATTCGAATGCGTCGGCGCCGCGGGGCTGATCCAGAAGCTGGTGGAATCCGCCGAGATGGGCACCCGGATCTATTGTGCGGGTGGCTGGTACACCGGCGACACCCTCGACATCACCACCGCCACCCGCCAGGGCGTGACGATTCAGTTCGGCGGCGGCCCGCACCCGCAGGACTGGTACGGCACGCTCGACGCGATCGCGTCGGGCCGGCTGGACCCGCTGCCGAGCGTCGGCAAGATCATCGGCCTCGACGAGGTGCCCGACGCCCTCGAACTGGCACGCAGGTCCGACGGTCCGCCGCGCATCATCGTCCGTCCGAATGGAGATCGCCCGTGAGCGAAAGAGAAGACCGGCAAGACATTTCGGACCTGTTGGTGCGTTACGCCACCGGGATAGACCGGCGCGACTGGCCGCTGTTTCGTACTGTGTTCACCGATGACTGCGAGCTCGACTACGGCGAGATCGGCCGCTGGCACGGTGTGGACGAGGTCACCGACTTCATGGACAAGACGCACGCGATGGCGGGTCACACCCTGCATCGGCTTTCCAACCAGGTCATCACGGTCGACGGCGACAACGCCGCTGCCCGAACCTATGTCGATGCGGTGATCATGTTCGGCGACAACCAGGCGGGCGTGAACGCGTGGGGCTTCTACGACGACGAGATCGTACGGACCGCCGATGGATGGCGCATTGC
The sequence above is drawn from the Mycobacterium marseillense genome and encodes:
- a CDS encoding nuclear transport factor 2 family protein gives rise to the protein MSEREDRQDISDLLVRYATGIDRRDWPLFRTVFTDDCELDYGEIGRWHGVDEVTDFMDKTHAMAGHTLHRLSNQVITVDGDNAAARTYVDAVIMFGDNQAGVNAWGFYDDEIVRTADGWRIARRRFTQVRVAAFGQ
- a CDS encoding CGNR zinc finger domain-containing protein; translated protein: MVQDFLNTRGIGGYGPDLLGDLESAREWAADAVRAWSSVRGVDASPPALGEADLGRLRAVRATIERMVDGEPPSPRGAHGAVASFALSDVGEVRLDPGGSGWRWLASALWGEILLSQHANTWRRIKRCHNHRCGSTFYDRSKNNSGVWHDVKTCGNAVNLRASRARRREREKPTGSAVSPQ
- a CDS encoding SDR family oxidoreductase; this translates as MGTYAVTGSASGMGRETARRLRDGGHTVIGVDIKVADIVADLSTPHGRNDAAARVLAAAGGRLDGAVLAAGLGPSPGKDRVRQIAQVNYFGVVELLCAWREALAAAGGAKVVVVGSNSTTTMPAVPGRAVKALLAHDAGRALRAVRLFGPAAPTMMYGASKIAVSRWVRRHAVLPDWAGSGVRLNALAPGAIMTPLLAEQLSDPRQARAVQSFPVPVGGFGDPGQMADWMCFMLSDAADFLCGAVVFVDGGTDAYFRPDDWPKAVPVRRLIGYLRRFRGFH
- a CDS encoding helix-turn-helix domain-containing protein, with translation MLDVVELLARSGSARLRFSDVVRELDLTQATAHAILKTLCDRGWASRDPIAKTFALGPALAVVAARTDTARPLAHAARSAALRLSREVGYACSVVEKFGDSLVVTAFEGEPATQPSGIPGDRIPYAPPFGVAMAAWDTDEEQRTWIRRGAGTNADRTQRLQQVLARTRERGFDIDWTTPALAQAVQVVGTLDSREMPTPVRHIMDQLLVEFTTIGFLSDDNPGRRKQPVVTIAAPVFDDRGPVSLMLAVHPLCPLSARQIRDIGKHLTDETTALSGSHPPSAG
- a CDS encoding PaaI family thioesterase, which gives rise to MHDQTPCIDFSQLESVYAPLAESLRRLVDISIRTEAGPAAVAAATSKIDSAAAELSEALKPGPFGVHRNPDGQTIAWGNAVIGLRNPIAPPLVIHHEPDGLVWSEFVLGAAYEGPPDTVHGGVCALVLDHVLGATAHQPDKPAFTGTLTLRYRRPTALGRPLRAQAHVERVEGVKTFAVGHLADEHGVTVEAEGIFIHPRQAAD
- a CDS encoding DUF2127 domain-containing protein, translating into MPKARGRNRWELVTCALAGHVTYAPDEDALAERLSGATGLGEVWRCLRCGEFTVGPPHGRGHAEDAPMIMRGKALRQAIIIRALAVERLLRAVVIVLAAYAVWKFRGARGAIQATLDRDLPIFRAAGFRVDQMTIVHELEKALAAKPSTLALLTLMLAGYALLEVVEGVGLWLLKRWGEYFAVIATSVFLPLEIHDLAKGITMTRVVTFTINVAAVIYLLISKRLFGLRGGRKAYDEERRGEQLLDVERAASRT
- a CDS encoding zinc-binding dehydrogenase; its protein translation is MVLRDGRLQVRQTPDPEPGPGELLLRTLSTAICASDVHFMDHPELAIDDPTGRSLYDTERDIVLGHEFVGEVIGHGPGCTDQFAAGTRVTAMPVRLVDGGAGGMRIIGQHPDAQGSFGELLVVSEVAAKPVPGDVSSDAVALTDAFAVGEFYVRSARLGPGEVAIVIGAGAIGLSAVAALVARGIEPIIVSDYKSDRRELARDRFGAHVVVDPSEKPPFEAFNEVRAQRGLPGPAVVFECVGAAGLIQKLVESAEMGTRIYCAGGWYTGDTLDITTATRQGVTIQFGGGPHPQDWYGTLDAIASGRLDPLPSVGKIIGLDEVPDALELARRSDGPPRIIVRPNGDRP
- a CDS encoding class I SAM-dependent methyltransferase, which translates into the protein MHEYARHDEYWNHNSAYHSWLVGIAARRRGDVLDVGCGEGLLAQRLAAVSRSVVGIDADPISVWRAAQRLQPIDNAAVEHVRFEGLDADERRYDLITFVASLHHLPLRDALHKARQMLRPAGQLAVVGLSANKSVADWVWSGLCMPLARAGGLLHRKTRDIGVPVADPREGLDEIRSVAADVVPGAVIRRGLYYRYRLLWRNS